A DNA window from Providencia huaxiensis contains the following coding sequences:
- a CDS encoding AraC family transcriptional regulator: MEYKFFLSKSQMVLKAFYIESAMIAMLTGAKGNIVINGQSIEIESDVTLIIPKYSQVSCNIVCNTVKQPLELHTLSMSAEELQAVFLLLKTLMKSGAPLTSHQPIYHISPPETVRDNFSLLKQCLPLEKQSESQEALLMKQSLYFILMAIYQEGIDILNLFRFNYDEPKNQAITHLITQEPQKKWHLDDVAKALFTTPSTLRRHLNREGVSFRQLLLDVRMGMALNYLTFSNYSVFQISHRCGFGSNAYFCDVFKRKYNMTPSQFRLQSRQSNDPNFITNLSLRSNPIEFDKEIDE; encoded by the coding sequence ATGGAATATAAATTCTTTCTTTCGAAAAGCCAAATGGTGTTAAAAGCGTTTTATATTGAAAGCGCGATGATAGCCATGCTAACTGGCGCGAAAGGAAATATCGTGATCAATGGCCAATCCATTGAAATTGAAAGCGATGTCACCTTAATTATTCCTAAATACAGCCAAGTTTCCTGCAATATTGTGTGTAACACCGTGAAGCAGCCGCTTGAGTTACACACCTTGTCGATGTCAGCAGAAGAATTACAAGCGGTATTTTTATTACTGAAAACATTGATGAAGTCTGGTGCGCCTCTGACTAGCCACCAACCGATTTACCATATTTCTCCCCCAGAAACCGTGAGAGATAACTTTAGTTTGTTAAAACAATGCTTACCATTAGAAAAACAGAGTGAATCCCAAGAAGCATTGTTAATGAAACAGAGCCTATATTTTATTTTAATGGCGATATATCAAGAAGGTATCGATATTCTGAATCTTTTTCGTTTCAATTATGATGAACCGAAAAACCAAGCGATTACCCATTTGATAACTCAAGAACCGCAAAAAAAATGGCATTTAGACGATGTTGCGAAAGCGTTATTTACGACACCTTCAACATTGCGCCGCCATTTGAACCGCGAAGGGGTGTCTTTTCGTCAATTATTGTTAGATGTTCGCATGGGGATGGCGTTGAATTATTTGACGTTTTCGAACTATTCTGTTTTTCAAATTAGTCATCGCTGCGGCTTTGGTAGCAATGCTTATTTTTGTGATGTTTTTAAGCGAAAATATAATATGACACCTTCCCAGTTTCGGTTGCAATCAAGGCAGTCGAATGACCCTA
- the hybE gene encoding hydrogenase-2 assembly chaperone, which translates to MSDDILGYETNPRPLVEAAFTRVAEQSMHDLSFLHPTMPVHASEFGLFEGQWVGVVITPWMLSAIILPGPEQYWSRRVVGDKVGLILPYGEMTYTVGELDGLTQYFACSLMSPLEKKLTPEQGIHLTDDCQRILLSLPVSDPNIPQAPERRALFARHLRGQDA; encoded by the coding sequence ATGTCGGATGACATCTTAGGTTATGAAACTAACCCTCGGCCTCTAGTTGAGGCCGCATTTACGCGAGTTGCTGAACAATCGATGCATGATTTGTCATTTTTGCATCCGACTATGCCTGTGCACGCCAGTGAGTTTGGCCTGTTCGAAGGGCAATGGGTGGGCGTGGTGATCACGCCTTGGATGCTCAGCGCGATTATTCTACCGGGGCCTGAACAATACTGGTCTCGTCGCGTGGTCGGTGACAAGGTTGGGCTAATCCTCCCCTATGGTGAAATGACGTATACCGTGGGTGAATTAGACGGCTTGACCCAATATTTTGCTTGCTCATTAATGTCGCCATTAGAAAAGAAACTGACACCAGAACAAGGTATTCACCTAACGGATGATTGCCAGCGAATATTGTTATCGCTTCCAGTGAGTGACCCAAATATTCCTCAAGCACCTGAACGTAGAGCATTGTTTGCCCGCCACTTAAGGGGGCAGGATGCATGA
- a CDS encoding urease accessory protein UreF has translation MLADLRLYQLVSPSLPVGSFTYSQGLEWAIEKGWVTTPETLASWLTAQMTHAIATLELPVLRQIHTHLLSADMEKVSYWCEFIIASRETKELRSEERQRGIAFARLLPQLGIELDTTTLSCVKQTQLMAFALAAVNWQIDVEKLCAAYAWGWLENTVMSGVKLIPLGQSAGQNILFTLAERIPEVVTQSAIWPIDDIGSFTPAQIIASSRHETQYTRLFRS, from the coding sequence ATGTTAGCGGATTTGCGTTTATATCAATTAGTCAGCCCGTCCTTGCCTGTTGGGTCATTTACCTATTCCCAAGGCTTAGAGTGGGCCATTGAAAAAGGCTGGGTAACCACGCCTGAAACGCTAGCAAGCTGGTTAACGGCACAAATGACCCATGCGATTGCGACATTGGAACTCCCTGTTTTACGGCAAATCCACACCCACTTATTGAGTGCTGATATGGAAAAAGTTTCCTATTGGTGTGAATTTATAATTGCCAGCCGTGAAACCAAAGAACTACGGTCAGAGGAGCGCCAGCGCGGCATTGCATTTGCCCGTTTGCTGCCTCAGCTGGGTATTGAGCTTGATACAACCACATTGAGCTGCGTTAAACAAACTCAGCTAATGGCCTTCGCCCTCGCTGCGGTAAATTGGCAGATTGACGTTGAAAAATTATGTGCCGCATATGCATGGGGCTGGCTTGAAAACACAGTGATGTCAGGTGTTAAGCTTATCCCTTTAGGGCAAAGCGCAGGGCAAAACATCTTATTTACCCTTGCTGAACGCATACCCGAGGTGGTCACGCAATCGGCAATCTGGCCAATAGACGATATTGGCAGCTTTACCCCAGCACAAATTATTGCCAGTAGTCGGCATGAAACCCAATACACACGACTTTTTCGTTCATGA
- a CDS encoding urease subunit beta, with the protein MIPGEIKVNQALGDIELNAGRETQIILVANTGDRPIQIGSHYHFYEANEALKFAREGTLGFRLNIPAGMAVRFEPGQSRTVELVAFSGKREIYGFHGKIMGKLESEK; encoded by the coding sequence ATGATCCCCGGTGAAATTAAAGTCAATCAAGCTTTAGGTGACATCGAACTCAATGCAGGCCGAGAAACCCAAATAATCCTCGTCGCAAATACAGGCGACCGCCCGATACAAATTGGCTCTCACTACCATTTTTACGAAGCGAACGAAGCGCTAAAATTTGCACGTGAAGGCACGCTTGGGTTTCGTTTAAATATCCCTGCGGGAATGGCCGTTCGTTTTGAGCCCGGACAGAGTCGCACTGTTGAGTTAGTCGCATTTAGCGGTAAAAGAGAAATTTACGGTTTCCATGGCAAGATCATGGGAAAATTAGAGAGTGAGAAATAA
- the ureC gene encoding urease subunit alpha encodes MKTISRQAYADMFGPTTGDRLRLADTELFLEIEKDFTTYGEEVKFGGGKVIRDGMGQSQVTSDQCVDVIITNAIILDHWGIVKADIGIKNGRIAGIGKAGNPDVQPNVDIVIGPGTEVVAGEGKIITAGGVDTHIHFICPQQAEEGLVSGVTTFIGGGTGPVAGTNATTVTPGIWNMYRMLQAVDELPINVGLFGKGCVSKPEAIREQIEAGAIGLKIHEDWGATPMAIHNCLNVADEMDVQVAIHSDTLNEGGFYEETVKAIAGRVIHVFHTEGAGGGHAPDVIKSVGEPNILPASTNPTMPYTINTVDEHLDMLMVCHHLDPSIPEDVAFAESRIRRETIAAEDILHDMGAISVMSSDSQAMGRVGEVITRTWQCAHKMKLQRGTLEGDTPENDNNRIKRYVAKYTINPAIAHGIAHEVGSIGKGKLADIVLWDPAFFGIKPALIMKGGMVAYAPMGDINAAIPTPQPVHYRPMFGTLGKAKYQTSMIFMSKAGIDAGVPEKLGLQSKIGRVEGCRNISKASMIHNSYVPHIELDPQTYIVKADGIPLVCEPAIELPMAQRYFLF; translated from the coding sequence ATGAAAACCATCTCACGGCAAGCCTATGCGGATATGTTTGGCCCAACAACGGGTGACCGCCTACGCTTAGCAGACACAGAATTATTTTTAGAAATTGAAAAAGATTTCACGACTTATGGTGAAGAGGTCAAATTTGGTGGCGGTAAGGTCATTCGTGACGGTATGGGACAAAGCCAAGTAACCAGCGACCAATGCGTTGATGTGATAATCACCAACGCCATTATTCTAGACCATTGGGGCATTGTTAAAGCCGATATTGGCATTAAAAATGGCCGCATTGCGGGTATTGGTAAAGCCGGCAACCCTGACGTGCAGCCGAATGTCGATATCGTGATTGGCCCCGGTACTGAAGTGGTTGCAGGCGAAGGCAAAATTATCACCGCGGGTGGCGTTGATACCCATATTCACTTTATTTGCCCACAACAGGCTGAAGAAGGCTTAGTGTCAGGCGTCACCACCTTTATTGGTGGCGGAACCGGCCCTGTCGCGGGCACCAATGCCACGACCGTCACGCCTGGTATTTGGAATATGTACCGCATGTTACAAGCCGTGGACGAGCTGCCGATTAATGTCGGTTTGTTTGGGAAAGGCTGCGTCAGTAAACCCGAGGCTATCCGCGAACAAATTGAAGCGGGAGCAATCGGCTTGAAAATCCACGAAGACTGGGGCGCGACCCCGATGGCTATCCATAACTGCTTGAATGTGGCTGATGAAATGGATGTCCAAGTCGCCATCCACTCCGATACATTAAACGAAGGCGGTTTTTATGAAGAAACCGTAAAAGCCATCGCTGGGCGTGTGATCCACGTGTTCCACACCGAAGGCGCTGGTGGCGGCCACGCCCCTGATGTGATCAAATCGGTGGGAGAGCCCAATATTCTGCCTGCGTCAACTAATCCAACCATGCCATACACCATCAATACCGTTGATGAGCATTTGGATATGTTGATGGTTTGCCACCACTTAGACCCGTCCATTCCTGAAGATGTGGCATTTGCTGAGTCCCGTATTCGCCGTGAAACCATCGCCGCTGAAGATATTTTGCATGATATGGGCGCCATTTCAGTCATGTCTTCGGACTCACAAGCCATGGGGCGTGTTGGTGAAGTGATTACTCGTACTTGGCAATGCGCTCATAAAATGAAATTACAGCGCGGAACTTTAGAAGGCGATACACCAGAAAACGACAATAACCGCATCAAACGTTACGTGGCGAAATACACCATTAACCCCGCTATCGCCCACGGTATTGCCCATGAGGTCGGGTCGATTGGAAAAGGTAAACTCGCGGATATCGTCTTGTGGGATCCCGCATTTTTTGGCATCAAGCCCGCCTTGATCATGAAAGGCGGCATGGTTGCTTATGCCCCTATGGGAGATATCAACGCGGCTATCCCAACGCCTCAACCTGTGCACTACCGTCCAATGTTTGGCACATTAGGTAAAGCCAAATACCAAACGTCGATGATTTTTATGTCGAAAGCGGGGATTGATGCTGGCGTGCCTGAAAAACTCGGTTTGCAGAGCAAAATTGGTCGTGTGGAAGGCTGCCGGAATATTAGCAAGGCATCCATGATCCACAATAGTTATGTGCCACATATTGAGCTGGACCCGCAGACTTACATCGTAAAAGCCGATGGTATTCCATTAGTTTGTGAGCCTGCAATTGAGCTGCCGATGGCACAACGTTACTTTTTATTCTGA
- the ureG gene encoding urease accessory protein UreG — MQEYNQPLRIGVGGPVGSGKTALLEVLCKAMRDTYQIAVVTNDIYTQEDAKILTRAEALDADRIIGVETGGCPHTAIREDASMNLAAVEELAMRHKNLDIVFVESGGDNLSATFSPELADLTIYVIDVAEGEKIPRKGGPGITHSDLLVINKIDLAPYVGASLEVMEADTARMRPVKPYVFTNLKKKVGLETIIEFIIDKGMLRR; from the coding sequence ATGCAAGAATATAATCAACCCTTAAGAATTGGTGTCGGTGGGCCGGTTGGCTCAGGAAAAACTGCATTATTAGAAGTGTTATGTAAAGCCATGCGCGACACTTACCAAATTGCCGTTGTCACCAATGATATTTACACCCAAGAAGATGCCAAAATTTTAACCCGTGCCGAAGCATTAGATGCAGACCGCATTATTGGTGTTGAAACTGGTGGCTGCCCTCACACGGCTATTCGTGAAGATGCTTCAATGAACTTAGCCGCAGTTGAAGAGCTCGCCATGCGCCATAAAAACCTCGATATCGTATTCGTGGAAAGCGGTGGCGATAATCTCAGTGCGACATTTAGCCCAGAACTGGCAGACTTAACCATTTATGTGATTGATGTCGCTGAAGGGGAAAAAATCCCACGTAAAGGCGGCCCGGGGATCACGCATTCCGATTTACTGGTGATTAATAAAATCGACCTTGCACCGTATGTCGGGGCTTCATTAGAAGTCATGGAAGCGGATACAGCAAGAATGCGCCCAGTGAAACCCTATGTGTTTACGAACTTAAAGAAAAAAGTCGGCTTAGAAACCATTATCGAGTTTATTATCGATAAAGGCATGTTAAGACGTTAA
- the hypD gene encoding hydrogenase formation protein HypD, with amino-acid sequence MQYVDEFRDPVLAKALLAHIHQRVNEIPQAKRRPLQLMEVCGGHTHAIFKFGIDQLLPAEIEFVHGPGCPVCVLPMGRIDGCIEIAQRPEVIFCTYGDAMRVPGEKGSLLDAKRNGADVRIVYSPLDALALAEQHPHRQVVFFGLGFETTMPSTAITLQQAKRRQLANFSVFCQHITIIPTLRSLLEQPDVRIDGFLAPGHVSMVIGAHPYQFITEDFHKPLVVTGFEPLDILQSLAMLVDQIADGRCEVENQYKRVVADEGNLLAMKALEEVFELKQTSEWRGLGEIAGSGVQLTQAYQFFDAEKRFQVQPHKVADDPLARCGEVLTGRCKPNECTLFGRRCTPQTAFGALMVSSEGACAAYYQYRREV; translated from the coding sequence ATGCAGTACGTCGATGAATTTCGCGACCCTGTTCTTGCAAAAGCGCTGTTGGCGCATATTCATCAACGGGTGAATGAAATACCCCAAGCGAAACGACGCCCATTACAACTCATGGAAGTCTGTGGTGGTCATACCCACGCGATTTTTAAGTTTGGTATTGACCAGTTATTACCCGCTGAAATTGAGTTTGTTCATGGGCCGGGTTGCCCTGTTTGTGTATTACCAATGGGACGCATTGATGGCTGTATCGAAATTGCGCAGCGCCCAGAGGTTATTTTTTGTACTTATGGCGATGCAATGCGTGTGCCGGGGGAAAAGGGGTCTTTACTCGACGCCAAACGCAATGGGGCGGATGTCCGTATCGTTTATTCACCGTTAGATGCTTTGGCATTGGCAGAGCAGCACCCTCATCGGCAAGTGGTTTTCTTTGGCTTAGGCTTTGAAACCACAATGCCGAGTACGGCAATTACCTTGCAGCAGGCGAAGCGACGCCAATTAGCAAATTTTAGTGTATTTTGCCAGCACATTACGATCATTCCCACCTTGCGTAGCTTACTTGAGCAACCGGATGTCCGTATTGACGGTTTTTTAGCACCGGGACACGTGAGTATGGTGATCGGGGCGCATCCCTACCAATTTATTACCGAAGACTTTCATAAACCCTTGGTGGTCACAGGGTTCGAACCCTTAGATATTTTGCAGTCATTAGCCATGTTAGTTGACCAAATCGCTGATGGCCGTTGTGAGGTAGAAAACCAATATAAACGTGTTGTGGCCGATGAAGGTAACCTGTTGGCAATGAAGGCGTTAGAAGAAGTTTTTGAACTCAAACAAACCAGTGAATGGCGTGGATTGGGGGAAATTGCAGGTTCAGGGGTTCAATTAACTCAAGCTTATCAGTTTTTTGATGCCGAGAAGCGTTTTCAGGTACAACCTCATAAAGTGGCGGATGACCCGCTAGCTCGTTGTGGCGAAGTATTAACAGGGCGCTGCAAACCCAACGAATGTACGTTGTTTGGGCGCCGTTGTACGCCACAAACCGCTTTTGGTGCACTGATGGTTTCTTCTGAAGGCGCCTGTGCAGCTTATTACCAATATCGTCGGGAGGTATAA
- the hypA gene encoding hydrogenase maturation nickel metallochaperone HypA — protein sequence MHEVSLCQSTIEIIEQQAKKNAVNRVTAVWLEIGALSCVEESAFRFSFDVVCRGTVAEGCQLHIIYQPAQAWCWDCSEIVEIDSHQSVCPCCQGLNLKVESGESLRIKELEVE from the coding sequence ATGCATGAGGTTTCGTTATGCCAAAGTACGATAGAAATTATTGAACAGCAGGCGAAAAAAAATGCAGTTAACCGAGTCACCGCTGTTTGGCTTGAAATTGGTGCGCTCTCTTGTGTTGAAGAGAGTGCCTTTCGCTTCAGTTTTGACGTCGTTTGTCGTGGGACGGTTGCAGAAGGCTGCCAGCTCCACATTATTTACCAGCCCGCACAAGCATGGTGTTGGGATTGCAGTGAAATAGTGGAAATAGATAGCCACCAATCGGTTTGTCCATGCTGTCAGGGGTTGAATCTGAAAGTGGAAAGTGGGGAGAGTTTACGCATCAAAGAGTTGGAAGTGGAATAG
- a CDS encoding urease accessory protein UreD has protein sequence MSDFSGSGWLAEIFLRYELKRGVTRLTDKQHIGPLMVQRPFYPEQGIAHTYLLHPPGGVVGGDKLLINIDVQPHAHALLTTPGATKFYRSAGGIARQVQTLTVSPNGFLEWLPQENIFFPEAQVRLETHVRIASSSKFIGWEIQCLGRPVLNEQFDNGNIRGRLQFYIDDKLTLAESIFIDGSQKQSAVMREFPMIGSLYIYPASDELKAELQDSLACFFSTDARPLEYGLTDVDGILVLRLLGSQTEPMMACFAHIWQATRQYWLGYCPEPPRIWAT, from the coding sequence ATGTCTGATTTTTCAGGATCAGGCTGGTTAGCTGAAATCTTTTTACGATATGAACTAAAACGTGGCGTCACCCGCTTAACGGATAAACAACATATCGGCCCTTTAATGGTTCAGCGGCCATTCTACCCCGAGCAAGGAATTGCACACACGTATTTACTTCATCCACCCGGTGGCGTTGTCGGGGGGGATAAACTTCTTATCAATATTGATGTTCAACCACACGCCCATGCGCTATTGACCACGCCTGGGGCGACAAAATTTTATCGTAGTGCGGGCGGTATTGCACGGCAAGTACAAACCTTAACTGTGTCACCTAATGGGTTCTTAGAGTGGTTACCTCAAGAAAATATTTTTTTCCCTGAGGCGCAAGTTCGCTTAGAGACCCATGTGCGGATCGCCAGTTCATCAAAATTTATCGGCTGGGAAATCCAGTGTTTAGGCCGCCCGGTATTAAACGAGCAATTCGACAACGGTAATATTCGGGGCCGATTGCAGTTTTATATTGATGACAAGCTCACCCTGGCGGAATCTATCTTTATCGACGGTTCTCAAAAACAGTCGGCTGTCATGCGTGAGTTTCCCATGATCGGTTCTTTGTATATCTACCCCGCCAGCGATGAGTTGAAAGCTGAACTTCAAGATAGCTTGGCCTGTTTTTTCTCTACAGATGCTAGGCCGCTTGAGTATGGGCTAACTGATGTGGACGGTATTTTAGTTTTGCGGCTATTAGGCTCCCAAACCGAGCCAATGATGGCCTGTTTTGCCCATATTTGGCAGGCAACAAGGCAATACTGGTTAGGTTATTGCCCTGAGCCACCGCGTATTTGGGCAACATAA
- the hypE gene encoding hydrogenase expression/formation protein HypE, translated as MSNHVVTMAHGSGGQAMQQLIEQLFLQAFANPALNEREDQARLALAEMTALGDRLAFSTDSYVIDPIFFPGGNIGKLAVCGTVNDVAVSGAIPKYLSCGFILEEGFPLSELTLIVESMAATAAAAGVAIVTGDTKVVQRGAADKIFINTAGIGVIPTNIQWGAQHIQVGDKVIVSGTLGDHGATILNQREQLGLEAELCSDCAVLTPLIALLREIDGVRALRDATRGGVTAILHEFAQAGGCGIAVNEGDLPVSSAVRGVCELLGLEPLNFANEGKLVIVVKPEAENAVLAALHQHPLGKDATTIGCVTEQKQVRLVGIFGTSRLLDLPHSEPLPRIC; from the coding sequence ATGAGTAATCATGTGGTGACGATGGCACATGGTAGTGGTGGGCAGGCTATGCAGCAATTGATTGAACAGTTGTTCTTGCAGGCATTTGCTAACCCAGCGTTGAATGAGCGGGAAGACCAAGCTCGGCTAGCACTGGCGGAAATGACCGCATTGGGCGACCGTTTAGCATTCAGTACTGACAGCTATGTTATCGACCCGATTTTTTTCCCGGGCGGTAATATTGGAAAACTGGCTGTATGCGGTACAGTGAATGACGTCGCAGTCAGTGGTGCGATACCCAAGTATCTTTCTTGCGGCTTTATTTTGGAGGAAGGTTTTCCACTTTCTGAACTTACTTTAATTGTGGAATCGATGGCTGCAACGGCAGCAGCGGCTGGCGTGGCTATTGTGACAGGCGATACCAAAGTGGTACAGCGCGGTGCGGCAGACAAAATTTTTATCAATACAGCAGGTATTGGCGTGATCCCGACCAATATTCAGTGGGGAGCTCAGCATATTCAAGTGGGGGATAAAGTGATTGTCAGTGGTACGTTGGGCGACCACGGAGCCACTATTTTAAACCAACGCGAACAGCTCGGGTTAGAAGCAGAACTTTGCAGTGATTGTGCAGTATTAACACCATTAATCGCCCTGTTACGTGAAATTGATGGCGTTCGTGCATTACGAGATGCAACTCGTGGTGGCGTAACGGCAATATTGCATGAATTTGCCCAAGCCGGCGGCTGTGGAATTGCGGTAAACGAGGGGGATTTACCTGTCTCTTCAGCAGTTAGAGGCGTGTGCGAGCTATTAGGTTTAGAACCGTTAAATTTTGCCAATGAAGGTAAATTAGTGATTGTGGTGAAACCTGAAGCGGAAAATGCGGTACTTGCTGCACTACACCAGCACCCATTAGGGAAAGATGCGACTACGATTGGTTGTGTCACCGAACAGAAACAAGTCAGATTAGTTGGGATCTTCGGTACATCAAGGTTATTAGATTTACCCCACAGTGAGCCTTTACCGCGCATTTGTTAA
- the hypB gene encoding hydrogenase nickel incorporation protein HypB codes for MCSTCGCASGERKIEGDDHHGHAHDHHHGHDHHHDHDHHHGHDHDHHHDHEPHGQTVIIHHHYYHQGDVHNHYHQYEPAPAESKSKKHKHKHKHKHIYQTAEASFKPAGEHHDLDYGHGEAGTYAPGISQKRMLQIEMDVLDKNNHLAEHNREDFNQKNILALNLVSSPGSGKTTLLTETLLRLRDKINCAVIEGDQQTTNDAQRIRETGVPAIQVNTGKGCHLDAQMVHDATARLELADNSLLFIENVGNLVCPASFDLGERHKVAVLSVTEGEDKPLKYPHMFAAADIMLLNKIDLLPYLNFDVEACIANAKQVNPNIQVIQVSATCGEGMDAWLAWLETQLCA; via the coding sequence ATGTGCAGTACTTGTGGATGTGCATCGGGAGAGCGCAAAATCGAGGGTGATGACCATCACGGCCATGCTCACGACCACCATCACGGTCACGATCATCATCACGACCATGACCACCATCACGGCCATGATCACGACCATCACCATGATCATGAACCTCACGGGCAAACGGTGATCATTCATCACCATTACTATCATCAAGGTGATGTTCACAACCACTATCACCAATATGAACCCGCACCTGCTGAAAGCAAATCTAAAAAGCATAAACACAAACATAAGCACAAACATATTTACCAAACCGCAGAGGCAAGTTTTAAACCGGCTGGCGAACATCATGACCTTGATTATGGACACGGTGAAGCGGGTACCTATGCACCGGGGATCAGCCAAAAACGCATGCTACAAATCGAGATGGATGTATTAGATAAAAATAACCATCTGGCAGAGCATAACCGTGAAGATTTTAACCAGAAGAATATTTTAGCGCTAAACCTCGTTTCTAGTCCCGGTTCAGGGAAAACCACGTTGTTAACGGAAACGTTGTTAAGGCTGCGTGACAAAATCAATTGTGCAGTGATTGAAGGTGACCAACAAACCACCAATGATGCACAGCGGATCCGCGAAACGGGTGTGCCTGCGATTCAAGTGAATACAGGAAAAGGCTGCCACCTAGATGCACAAATGGTGCACGATGCAACAGCGCGTTTAGAGTTAGCCGATAACAGCTTATTATTTATTGAAAATGTGGGGAATTTAGTTTGTCCTGCTAGCTTTGATTTGGGCGAGCGCCATAAAGTGGCGGTGCTGTCGGTCACGGAAGGGGAAGATAAACCCCTCAAATACCCACATATGTTTGCGGCAGCAGATATCATGTTATTGAATAAAATTGACTTATTGCCATACCTGAATTTTGATGTCGAAGCCTGTATTGCTAATGCCAAACAGGTGAATCCCAATATCCAAGTTATCCAAGTGTCTGCGACATGCGGCGAAGGGATGGATGCATGGCTGGCATGGTTGGAGACACAGCTATGTGCTTAG
- a CDS encoding urease subunit gamma, with protein sequence MELTPREKDKLLLFTAGLVAERRLARGLKLNYPEAVALISCAIMEGARDGKTVAQLMSEGRTVLTAEQVMEGVPEMIKDIQVECTFPDGTKLVSIHDPIV encoded by the coding sequence ATGGAACTAACCCCAAGAGAAAAAGATAAATTATTGCTTTTTACGGCAGGCCTCGTCGCAGAAAGGCGTTTAGCGCGTGGATTAAAGCTCAATTACCCTGAAGCGGTCGCGCTAATCAGTTGTGCGATTATGGAAGGTGCCCGCGATGGCAAAACGGTTGCCCAATTAATGAGCGAAGGCAGAACCGTGTTAACCGCAGAGCAAGTAATGGAAGGCGTGCCAGAAATGATCAAAGACATCCAAGTGGAATGTACATTTCCTGATGGAACAAAGTTGGTTTCTATCCACGACCCAATTGTATAG
- the ureE gene encoding urease accessory protein UreE: MKKFIKIIDNHQASHTELSLCLTMDERTKSRLKVTLSDGQEAGLFLPRGTVLKEGDILATEEGELVTIEAAKEQVSTVYSDDPLLLARVCYHLGNRHVPLQIEAGWCRYFHDHVLDDMARGLGATVSVGLEKYQPEPGAYGGSSGGHHHHHHDHDHDDHHHH, from the coding sequence ATGAAAAAATTCATTAAAATTATAGATAACCACCAAGCATCACACACCGAGTTATCTTTGTGTTTGACTATGGATGAGCGCACAAAGAGCCGCTTAAAAGTCACCTTAAGCGATGGCCAAGAAGCCGGGTTGTTTCTGCCACGTGGTACCGTGCTTAAAGAAGGCGATATCTTAGCCACTGAAGAGGGTGAGTTAGTCACCATCGAAGCGGCAAAAGAGCAAGTATCAACCGTTTATAGTGATGACCCTCTTCTGTTAGCGCGTGTTTGTTATCACTTAGGTAACCGCCACGTACCGCTGCAAATCGAAGCAGGCTGGTGTCGTTATTTTCATGACCATGTCTTAGATGATATGGCTCGTGGGCTTGGTGCGACCGTCAGTGTTGGTTTGGAAAAATACCAACCAGAGCCGGGGGCTTATGGTGGTTCATCCGGTGGGCATCACCATCATCATCACGATCACGATCACGATGACCATCATCACCATTAA
- the hybG gene encoding hydrogenase maturation factor HybG, whose protein sequence is MCLGIPGKIVAVGEDIHQLAQVDVCGVKRDVNIGLICEGETADLLGQWVLVHVGFAMSIINEEEAQSTLDALTAMSQLDHEVSDFSGLNAGAADAVRR, encoded by the coding sequence ATGTGCTTAGGTATTCCGGGCAAAATAGTTGCCGTTGGTGAAGACATTCACCAACTCGCTCAAGTGGATGTTTGTGGTGTAAAACGCGATGTGAATATTGGCCTCATTTGTGAAGGAGAAACCGCTGATTTATTAGGCCAATGGGTATTGGTACACGTCGGTTTTGCCATGAGTATCATCAATGAAGAAGAAGCGCAATCCACTTTGGATGCGTTAACCGCGATGAGCCAGCTAGACCACGAGGTCAGCGATTTTAGTGGTTTAAATGCAGGAGCGGCAGATGCAGTACGTCGATGA